Proteins from one Stenotrophomonas aracearum genomic window:
- the dapB gene encoding 4-hydroxy-tetrahydrodipicolinate reductase, whose protein sequence is MTTPPIRLLIHGASGRMGQALLRLAAERDDLQVVAAITRRSPAQRVVEGVPHFAASELHGAPRFDVAIDFSLPEGFDPVLALCVERGAGLVSGTTGISESQRQALIAAAAKIPLVWASNFSLGVAVLDELVERAAAALAGWDCDIVESHHVHKQDAPSGTALTLGAAAQKGGAQPHYASLRAGDIVGEHLVQFTGLGERIELTHRATNRDIFARGALFAAIQLNGRAPGSYRVRDLLAGA, encoded by the coding sequence ATGACTACTCCCCCCATTCGTTTGCTCATCCACGGCGCATCCGGTCGCATGGGCCAGGCGCTGCTGCGGCTGGCCGCCGAACGCGACGACCTGCAGGTCGTTGCCGCCATCACCCGTCGTTCGCCGGCCCAGCGCGTGGTCGAAGGCGTGCCGCATTTCGCCGCCAGCGAACTGCACGGCGCGCCCCGGTTCGACGTGGCCATCGACTTCAGCCTGCCGGAAGGTTTCGATCCGGTACTGGCGCTGTGCGTGGAGCGCGGGGCAGGGCTGGTCTCCGGTACTACCGGGATCAGCGAAAGCCAGCGCCAGGCGCTGATCGCGGCCGCCGCGAAGATCCCGCTGGTGTGGGCCTCCAACTTCTCGCTCGGCGTGGCCGTGCTGGATGAACTGGTCGAACGCGCCGCCGCCGCGCTGGCAGGCTGGGACTGCGACATCGTCGAATCCCACCATGTGCACAAGCAGGACGCGCCGTCGGGCACCGCGCTCACGCTGGGCGCCGCCGCGCAGAAGGGTGGGGCACAGCCGCATTACGCCAGCCTGCGCGCCGGTGACATCGTGGGCGAGCATCTGGTCCAGTTCACCGGGCTGGGCGAGCGCATCGAGCTGACCCACCGGGCCACCAACCGGGACATCTTCGCGCGGGGTGCGCTGTTTGCCGCCATTCAGCTGAATGGGCGGGCGCCGGGCAGCTACCGGGTCCGGGATCTGCTAGCCGGAGCGTAG
- the carA gene encoding glutamine-hydrolyzing carbamoyl-phosphate synthase small subunit: protein MTQAAILVLEDGTVFEGESVGAPGLSVGEVVFNTAMTGYQEVLTDPSYARQMVTLTYPHIGNTGMTDQDDEAHKVWSAGLIVRDVPRRPSNWRSQVSLQDWLLQRGVVAISGIDTRKLTRILRERGAQNGALMAGDDINVDVALEAARKFPGLKGMDLAKVTSTEKAYSWNEGQLDLDSNTFVSAAPQFKVVAYDFGAKLNILRMLAERGCDITVVPAQTPAAEVLAMNPDGVFLSNGPGDPEPCDYAIEAIKVFLDKQLPVFGICLGHQLLALASGAKTVKMGHGHHGANHPVQDLDDGRVMITSQNHGFAVDETTLPATLRVTHRSLFDGTNQGIARTDVPAFSFQGHPEASPGPHDVSPLFDRFIALMAQAKA from the coding sequence GTGACCCAAGCCGCAATCCTCGTCCTCGAAGACGGCACCGTATTCGAGGGCGAATCCGTAGGCGCGCCCGGCCTGTCCGTCGGTGAGGTGGTGTTCAACACCGCCATGACCGGTTACCAGGAAGTGCTGACTGATCCCTCCTACGCTCGGCAGATGGTCACGCTGACCTACCCGCATATCGGCAACACCGGCATGACCGACCAGGACGACGAGGCCCACAAGGTCTGGTCGGCCGGCCTGATCGTGCGCGACGTGCCGCGCCGTCCCAGCAACTGGCGCAGCCAGGTGTCGTTGCAGGACTGGCTGCTGCAGCGTGGCGTAGTCGCCATTTCCGGCATCGACACCCGCAAGCTGACCCGCATCCTGCGCGAGCGCGGCGCGCAGAACGGTGCCCTGATGGCCGGCGACGACATCAACGTGGACGTGGCGCTGGAAGCGGCGCGCAAGTTCCCGGGCCTGAAGGGCATGGACCTGGCCAAGGTGACCAGCACGGAGAAGGCCTACAGCTGGAACGAGGGCCAGCTCGACCTGGACTCCAACACGTTCGTCAGCGCTGCCCCGCAGTTCAAGGTGGTGGCCTATGACTTCGGCGCCAAGCTGAACATCCTGCGCATGCTGGCCGAGCGCGGCTGCGACATCACCGTGGTGCCGGCGCAGACCCCGGCCGCCGAGGTGCTGGCGATGAACCCGGACGGCGTGTTCCTGTCCAACGGCCCGGGCGACCCGGAACCGTGCGACTACGCCATCGAGGCGATCAAGGTGTTCCTGGACAAGCAGCTGCCGGTGTTCGGCATCTGCCTGGGCCACCAGTTGCTGGCGCTGGCCTCCGGTGCCAAGACCGTGAAGATGGGCCACGGCCATCACGGTGCCAACCACCCGGTGCAGGACCTGGACGACGGCCGCGTGATGATCACCTCGCAGAACCACGGTTTCGCGGTGGACGAAACGACCCTGCCGGCCACCCTGCGGGTGACCCACCGCTCGCTGTTCGACGGCACCAACCAGGGCATCGCGCGCACCGACGTGCCGGCGTTCTCGTTCCAGGGCCACCCCGAAGCCTCGCCGGGCCCGCACGACGTCAGCCCGCTGTTCGACCGCTTCATCGCCCTGATGGCGCAGGCCAAGGCCTGA
- the carB gene encoding carbamoyl-phosphate synthase large subunit, whose translation MPKRTDLKTILIIGAGPIVIGQACEFDYSGAQACKALRDEGYRVVLVNSNPATIMTDPEMADAVYIEPINWQTVEKIIAKEKPDALLPTMGGQTALNCALDLADNGVLEKYNVELIGAKRDAIRMAEDRELFRVAMGEIGLECPTAAVAHTLEEAIEIQTRVGYPTIIRPSFTLGGSGGGIAYNREELVDIVTRGLELSPTTEVLVEESVLGWKEFEMEVVRDTADNCIIVCSIENLDPMGVHTGDSITVAPAQTLTDKEYQRLRDASIAVLRKIGVDTGGSNVQFGISPTTGRVVVIEMNPRVSRSSALASKATGFPIAKVAAKLAVGYTLDELKNEITGGLTPASFEPSIDYVVTKIPRFAFEKFPAADARLTTQMKSVGEVMAMGRTFQESLQKALRGLETGKIGLDPTGLDLASEDDITTLKRELKAPGPERLFFVGDAFRAGFSVEEVFALSHIDPWFLDQIEEIIQAETQLAADGLDALDAARLRKLKRAGFSDARLAELTGTNEAGVRALRRAHKVRPVYKRVDSCAAEFGTSTAYLYSTYEDECEAAPSNRDKIMILGGGPNRIGQGIEFDYCCVHAALALRDDGYETIMVNCNPETVSTDYDTSDRLYFEPLTLEDVLEIVELEQPKGVIVQYGGQTPLKLARALEANGVPVIGTSPDSIDLAEDRERFQQLVDKLGLKQPPNRIARNDQEALLLAREIGYPLVVRPSYVLGGRAMEIVYGEADLARYVRDAVKVSNDSPVLLDRFLDNAVEVDVDIIADKDGNVLIGGVMEHIEEAGVHSGDSSCSLPPYSLSAETQAELRRQVVELAKALNVVGLMNTQFAIQAGDDGQDIVYLLEVNPRASRTVPFVSKATGMALAKIAARCMAGKTLAEQGATKEIVPDYYSVKEAIFPFAKFQGVDPILGPEMRSTGEVMGVGRSFSAAFARAQEAGGIKAPPLGKAFVSVRDPDKKRVLPVAQALLERGYSLVATRGTAAWLQQHGMDCEIVNKVVEGRPHIVDSIKNGEIVYIVNTTEGRAAINDSFSIRREALQHRVTYSTTIAGAKALVQSLEFRSTGPVWSLQELHKELNA comes from the coding sequence ATGCCCAAGCGCACTGACCTTAAGACCATCCTCATCATCGGTGCCGGCCCGATCGTCATCGGCCAGGCCTGCGAGTTCGATTACTCCGGCGCCCAGGCCTGCAAGGCCCTGCGTGACGAGGGGTATCGCGTGGTGCTGGTCAACAGCAACCCGGCCACGATCATGACCGACCCGGAGATGGCCGACGCCGTCTACATCGAGCCGATCAACTGGCAGACGGTCGAAAAGATCATCGCCAAGGAAAAGCCGGACGCGCTGCTGCCGACGATGGGCGGCCAGACTGCGCTGAACTGCGCGCTCGACCTTGCCGACAATGGCGTGCTGGAGAAGTACAACGTCGAACTGATCGGCGCCAAGCGCGACGCGATCCGCATGGCCGAAGACCGTGAGCTGTTCCGCGTGGCGATGGGCGAGATCGGCCTCGAGTGCCCGACCGCTGCGGTCGCGCACACGCTTGAAGAAGCGATCGAGATCCAGACCCGCGTCGGCTACCCGACCATCATCCGCCCCAGCTTCACCCTGGGCGGCAGCGGTGGCGGCATCGCCTACAACCGCGAAGAGCTGGTCGATATCGTGACCCGCGGCCTGGAACTGTCGCCGACCACCGAAGTGCTGGTGGAAGAGTCGGTGCTGGGCTGGAAGGAATTCGAAATGGAGGTGGTGCGCGACACCGCCGACAACTGCATCATCGTCTGCTCGATCGAGAACCTGGACCCGATGGGCGTGCACACCGGTGACTCGATCACCGTGGCCCCGGCCCAGACCCTGACCGACAAGGAATACCAGCGCCTGCGCGATGCCTCCATCGCGGTGCTGCGCAAGATAGGCGTGGACACCGGCGGCTCCAACGTCCAGTTCGGCATCAGCCCGACCACCGGCCGCGTGGTGGTGATCGAAATGAACCCGCGCGTGTCGCGTTCGTCGGCGCTGGCCTCCAAGGCCACCGGCTTCCCGATTGCCAAGGTCGCGGCCAAGCTGGCGGTGGGTTACACCCTGGACGAGTTGAAGAACGAAATCACCGGCGGCCTGACCCCGGCCTCGTTCGAGCCGTCGATCGACTACGTCGTGACCAAGATCCCGCGCTTCGCGTTCGAGAAGTTCCCGGCCGCCGACGCCCGCCTGACCACCCAGATGAAGTCGGTGGGCGAGGTGATGGCGATGGGCCGCACCTTCCAGGAATCGCTGCAGAAGGCCCTGCGTGGCCTGGAAACCGGCAAGATCGGGCTCGACCCGACCGGCCTGGACCTGGCCAGCGAAGACGACATCACCACCCTGAAGCGCGAACTCAAGGCCCCGGGCCCGGAGCGCCTGTTCTTCGTGGGCGATGCGTTCCGCGCGGGCTTCAGCGTGGAAGAGGTGTTCGCGCTGTCGCACATCGACCCGTGGTTCCTGGACCAGATCGAAGAGATCATCCAGGCCGAAACCCAGCTGGCCGCCGATGGCCTCGACGCGCTCGACGCCGCACGCCTGCGCAAGCTCAAGCGCGCTGGCTTCTCCGATGCACGCCTGGCCGAGCTGACCGGTACCAACGAAGCGGGCGTGCGCGCGCTGCGCCGTGCGCACAAGGTGCGTCCGGTCTACAAGCGCGTGGACTCGTGCGCGGCCGAGTTCGGTACCAGCACCGCCTACCTGTATTCGACCTACGAGGACGAATGCGAAGCGGCGCCGAGCAACCGCGACAAGATCATGATCCTGGGCGGCGGTCCGAACCGCATCGGCCAGGGCATCGAGTTCGACTACTGCTGCGTGCACGCGGCATTGGCGCTGCGCGACGATGGTTACGAAACCATCATGGTCAACTGCAACCCGGAAACCGTGTCGACCGACTACGACACCTCCGACCGCCTGTACTTCGAGCCGCTGACGCTGGAAGACGTGCTGGAGATCGTCGAGCTGGAACAGCCCAAGGGCGTGATCGTGCAGTACGGCGGCCAGACCCCGCTGAAGCTGGCGCGCGCGCTGGAAGCCAATGGCGTGCCGGTGATCGGCACCTCGCCGGATTCCATCGACCTGGCCGAAGACCGCGAGCGCTTCCAGCAGCTGGTCGACAAGCTGGGCCTGAAGCAGCCGCCGAACCGCATCGCCCGCAACGACCAGGAAGCGCTGCTGCTGGCCCGCGAGATCGGCTACCCGCTGGTGGTACGCCCGAGCTACGTCCTGGGCGGCCGCGCGATGGAAATCGTCTATGGTGAAGCCGACCTGGCGCGCTACGTGCGCGATGCGGTCAAGGTTTCCAACGATTCGCCGGTGCTGCTGGACCGCTTCCTGGACAACGCGGTGGAAGTGGACGTGGACATCATTGCCGACAAGGACGGCAACGTGCTGATCGGCGGCGTGATGGAGCACATCGAAGAAGCCGGCGTGCATTCGGGCGACTCGTCCTGCTCGCTGCCGCCGTACTCGCTGTCCGCTGAAACCCAGGCCGAACTGCGCCGCCAGGTGGTGGAACTGGCCAAGGCCCTGAACGTGGTCGGCCTGATGAACACCCAGTTCGCGATCCAGGCCGGCGACGACGGCCAGGACATCGTGTACCTGCTGGAAGTGAACCCGCGTGCCTCGCGCACCGTGCCGTTCGTGTCCAAGGCCACCGGCATGGCGCTGGCCAAGATCGCCGCACGCTGCATGGCCGGCAAGACCCTGGCCGAGCAGGGCGCGACCAAGGAGATCGTGCCGGACTACTACTCGGTCAAGGAAGCGATCTTCCCGTTCGCCAAGTTCCAGGGCGTTGACCCGATCCTCGGGCCGGAAATGCGCTCCACCGGTGAGGTAATGGGCGTGGGCCGCAGCTTCAGCGCCGCCTTCGCGCGTGCGCAGGAAGCCGGTGGCATCAAGGCACCGCCGCTGGGCAAGGCCTTCGTGTCGGTCCGCGACCCGGACAAGAAGCGCGTGCTGCCGGTGGCGCAGGCGCTGCTGGAGCGCGGCTACAGCCTGGTGGCCACCCGTGGCACCGCAGCATGGCTGCAGCAGCACGGCATGGACTGCGAGATCGTCAACAAGGTGGTTGAAGGTCGCCCGCACATCGTCGACTCGATCAAGAACGGCGAGATCGTGTATATCGTCAACACGACCGAAGGTCGCGCGGCGATCAACGACTCGTTCTCGATCCGTCGCGAAGCGCTGCAGCACCGCGTGACCTATTCGACCACCATTGCCGGCGCCAAGGCGCTGGTGCAATCCCTGGAATTCCGCAGTACCGGCCCGGTCTGGTCGCTGCAGGAGCTGCACAAGGAGTTGAACGCATGA
- the greA gene encoding transcription elongation factor GreA: protein MRAPITLKGAQRLRDELDHLKSVKRPKVIAAIAEAREHGDLKENAEYHAAREEQGFIEGRIKQLEGELSHAEIIDISKLNAGSKVVFGASVTLADVDTDEEKQYQIVGDLEADIKQGLIAISSPVARALIGKNEGDSVTIDAPAGQREYEIVAVQYVA from the coding sequence ATGAGAGCACCGATCACCCTGAAGGGCGCGCAGCGTCTGCGCGACGAGCTGGACCACCTGAAGTCGGTCAAGCGCCCCAAGGTCATCGCGGCGATCGCCGAGGCGCGCGAGCACGGCGATCTCAAGGAGAACGCCGAGTACCACGCCGCGCGCGAAGAGCAGGGCTTCATCGAAGGCCGCATCAAGCAGCTGGAAGGTGAGCTCTCGCATGCCGAGATCATCGACATCAGCAAGCTCAATGCGGGCAGCAAGGTCGTGTTCGGCGCGAGCGTGACCCTGGCCGACGTGGATACCGACGAAGAGAAGCAGTACCAGATCGTCGGCGACCTCGAGGCGGACATCAAGCAGGGCCTGATCGCCATTTCCTCGCCGGTGGCGCGTGCGCTGATCGGCAAGAACGAAGGCGACAGCGTCACCATCGATGCGCCGGCCGGCCAGCGCGAGTACGAAATCGTCGCCGTGCAGTACGTGGCCTGA
- a CDS encoding phosphoglycerate mutase → MATATLLLPARSRFPAASLPDDVAKALGRAERTSVDAGERAQLQRHFQLQPAHWPVAALTRQLDVGDAHDGVWLRADPANVVPDMHGARMMGHGDTLRLEANDVAALLPALQPLFAGYGFTLDAPTPSRWYLRLPPGTTLPAFAAPDDVLGDDLFAFLPEGDAGRRWRALLTEAQVVLHQHPWNAQRVAAGKRAVNSLWFWGGGELPEAVRTAHAQVRSRDALLQALAKAAGVQADGDQQVDALVDLRQLRSLEQLGNDAIRPLLSALQRGELRRLVLDFEDGARFELDKGQRWRFWKKPVQLHDA, encoded by the coding sequence ATGGCCACGGCAACGTTGTTGCTGCCGGCACGCAGCCGGTTTCCCGCCGCATCGTTGCCCGATGACGTGGCCAAAGCGCTCGGCCGTGCCGAGCGCACCAGCGTCGACGCCGGCGAGCGTGCCCAGCTGCAGCGGCATTTCCAGCTGCAGCCGGCGCACTGGCCGGTGGCCGCGCTGACCCGCCAGCTCGACGTGGGCGATGCCCATGACGGGGTATGGCTTCGGGCCGATCCGGCCAATGTGGTGCCGGACATGCACGGCGCGCGGATGATGGGCCATGGCGACACGCTGCGGCTCGAGGCCAACGACGTGGCCGCGCTGTTGCCGGCGCTGCAACCGTTGTTTGCCGGTTACGGATTCACCCTGGACGCGCCGACCCCGTCGCGCTGGTACCTGCGCCTGCCGCCGGGCACCACGCTGCCGGCGTTTGCCGCGCCCGACGATGTACTGGGCGATGACCTGTTCGCCTTCCTGCCCGAGGGCGATGCAGGCCGCCGTTGGCGTGCGCTGCTGACCGAGGCCCAGGTGGTGCTGCACCAGCATCCATGGAATGCCCAGCGGGTTGCCGCGGGCAAGCGCGCGGTCAATTCGCTGTGGTTCTGGGGCGGTGGTGAGCTGCCTGAAGCGGTGCGCACCGCGCATGCCCAGGTGCGCAGCCGCGACGCGCTGCTGCAGGCGCTGGCCAAGGCGGCCGGCGTGCAGGCCGACGGCGACCAGCAGGTGGATGCATTGGTCGACCTGCGCCAGCTGCGTTCGCTGGAACAGCTGGGCAACGATGCGATCCGGCCGTTGTTGTCGGCCCTGCAGCGCGGTGAGTTGCGCCGGCTGGTGCTGGATTTCGAGGATGGCGCACGCTTTGAGCTGGACAAGGGCCAGCGCTGGCGCTTCTGGAAGAAGCCGGTGCAGCTGCACGACGCATGA
- the recJ gene encoding single-stranded-DNA-specific exonuclease RecJ codes for MTASDSLQIQRRAIPSAGEWPAEMLPLLQRLYAARGVTDAAQAQPKLAQLHAPELMGSMQAAVDLLAEAIANNARILVVGDFDCDGATACAVGVRGLRMLGARDVVHAVPNRMLHGYGLSPSLVAELAPLKPGLLVTVDHGIACHAGVNAAKALGWKVLVTDHHLPGEQLPPADAIVDPNINGDAFPSKALAGVGVIFYVLMALRRQLRQQSAFAAGAEPDLLTLLDLVAVGTVADLVALDANNRALVSAGLRRLRAGQGCVGLQALIEASGRDVERLSATDIGFAIGPRLNAAGRLEDMALGIELLLTEDRTQAREIAQTLEQINSERRAVQQLMTDDAELAVARAVLSAEGERPIAACLFDAEWHPGVVGLVASKIKDRLHRPVIAFAPSEPGSDSLRGSARSIAGFHIRDALALVNAAHPGLIEKFGGHAMAAGLSLPHARLQEFQKAFVAVVESSMDPAALQQLLMSDGELAPTELDFRHAEALRLAGPWGQGFPEPLFDGHFQVARWQVLKEKHLKLSLRVPGRAEPINAIHFSGWRGNAPANTVHIAYRLVSDDYRGGGAIQLIIEHCTDA; via the coding sequence ATGACTGCTTCCGATTCGCTCCAGATCCAGCGCCGCGCCATCCCGTCTGCCGGTGAATGGCCTGCTGAAATGCTGCCGCTTCTGCAGCGCCTGTACGCGGCGCGCGGTGTCACCGACGCCGCCCAAGCGCAGCCCAAGCTGGCGCAACTGCACGCCCCGGAGCTGATGGGCAGCATGCAGGCAGCGGTCGATCTGCTCGCCGAGGCCATCGCCAACAATGCCCGCATCCTGGTGGTGGGCGATTTCGATTGCGACGGCGCCACCGCATGCGCGGTCGGCGTGCGTGGCCTGCGCATGCTGGGCGCGCGCGATGTGGTGCATGCGGTACCCAACCGCATGCTGCACGGCTACGGGCTGTCGCCTTCCCTGGTGGCCGAACTGGCGCCGTTGAAGCCGGGGCTGCTGGTCACCGTCGACCACGGCATTGCCTGCCACGCTGGCGTCAATGCCGCCAAGGCGTTGGGCTGGAAGGTGCTGGTCACCGACCATCATCTGCCCGGCGAACAGCTGCCGCCGGCCGACGCCATCGTCGACCCGAACATCAACGGCGATGCGTTCCCGAGCAAGGCGCTCGCCGGGGTTGGCGTGATCTTCTACGTGCTGATGGCGCTGCGTCGTCAGCTCCGCCAGCAGAGCGCGTTTGCTGCCGGTGCAGAGCCCGACCTGTTGACCCTGCTGGACCTCGTCGCCGTAGGCACCGTGGCCGATCTGGTCGCACTGGACGCCAACAACCGGGCGTTGGTCAGCGCGGGCCTGCGCCGCCTGCGCGCCGGGCAGGGGTGCGTAGGCCTGCAGGCGCTGATCGAGGCGAGCGGTCGTGATGTGGAACGCCTCAGTGCCACCGACATCGGCTTCGCCATCGGCCCGCGCCTCAACGCGGCAGGCCGTCTGGAAGACATGGCACTCGGCATCGAGCTGTTGCTCACTGAAGACCGCACGCAGGCCCGCGAGATCGCCCAGACCCTTGAGCAGATCAACTCGGAACGTCGCGCCGTCCAGCAGTTGATGACCGACGACGCGGAGCTGGCCGTTGCACGCGCCGTATTGAGTGCCGAAGGCGAACGCCCAATCGCAGCCTGCCTGTTCGACGCCGAATGGCACCCCGGCGTGGTCGGTCTGGTGGCGTCGAAGATAAAGGACCGCCTGCACCGTCCGGTAATCGCCTTCGCACCGTCCGAACCGGGCAGCGATTCGCTGCGCGGCTCGGCCCGCTCCATCGCCGGTTTCCACATCCGTGACGCGCTGGCGCTGGTCAATGCCGCGCATCCGGGCCTGATCGAAAAGTTCGGTGGCCACGCCATGGCTGCCGGCCTGAGCCTGCCGCATGCGCGCCTGCAGGAGTTCCAGAAGGCGTTCGTAGCGGTTGTCGAATCCAGCATGGACCCGGCCGCATTGCAGCAGCTGCTGATGAGCGATGGCGAATTGGCGCCGACCGAACTGGACTTCCGTCACGCCGAAGCGCTGCGCCTGGCTGGCCCATGGGGGCAGGGCTTCCCGGAACCGCTGTTCGATGGCCACTTCCAGGTCGCCCGCTGGCAGGTGCTGAAGGAAAAGCACCTCAAGCTCAGCCTGCGCGTCCCCGGCCGCGCCGAACCGATCAACGCCATCCATTTCAGCGGCTGGCGCGGCAACGCCCCGGCCAACACCGTACACATCGCTTACCGCCTGGTCAGCGACGACTATCGCGGCGGCGGCGCCATCCAGCTCATCATCGAGCACTGCACCGACGCGTGA